One genomic region from Dehalobacter restrictus DSM 9455 encodes:
- a CDS encoding reductive dehalogenase translates to MGNNLDRRSFLKTSLMGTVAAAVATATVAKETFNPLVAQAADIVAPIKETSEFPYTVDEKYQRLPGDKIYYQKVFDTEENKTPIKFVNDDVSKITGKKDTGKDLPRINAEKLGIKGRNSTVSETGVSLFSQHDGTVLPLRDGEEGWRQIDAALALAAWAVELSFGGFTAIGSGPSGVIYQYPINPETNEVAKEPVAVQGLYNWDNSLAEARRNQGRQWKFNSAEEATKYIKRAAIHLGADLVGIAPYDDRWTYANWCRPKHKPFKLPNGSTAYVPYNLDKLLKNEGVEVFGLNRFDADWEKYAGFKPKYVITVAFEMSYEAFRTAPAILQSAGPGMAYSKMAEMTNKLATFLRYLGHNAIPSGNDTGMSVPIAVQAGLGEAGRNGLLITQKFGPRARIAKVYTDLELIPDKPKSFGVREFCRLCLKCADGCPAQAISHEKEARVLQPEDCGTSENPYTEKWQVDAHRCNSFWAYNGNDCGVCIAVCSWNKIGQWNHDIARIATQVPLVQDAARKFDEWFGYNGPVDPEERIESGYVKNKVNDFWNNLEPVK, encoded by the coding sequence ATGGGAAACAACTTAGACAGACGAAGTTTTTTGAAAACTTCACTCATGGGTACTGTCGCTGCCGCTGTTGCAACGGCTACGGTGGCAAAGGAAACATTTAATCCTTTGGTTGCCCAGGCGGCAGACATCGTAGCGCCTATCAAGGAGACTTCAGAATTTCCTTACACAGTGGATGAAAAGTATCAACGGTTGCCGGGGGACAAGATTTATTATCAAAAAGTATTTGACACTGAAGAAAATAAGACGCCGATTAAATTTGTGAACGATGATGTTTCTAAAATCACTGGGAAAAAAGATACCGGGAAAGACCTTCCGCGGATTAACGCCGAGAAGCTTGGGATTAAAGGGCGTAATTCAACCGTTAGCGAAACGGGAGTAAGTTTATTCTCTCAACATGATGGTACTGTTCTACCACTGCGCGATGGGGAAGAAGGGTGGCGTCAAATAGACGCTGCATTGGCTTTAGCCGCCTGGGCGGTGGAACTGTCGTTTGGCGGATTTACTGCAATAGGCAGCGGTCCGTCAGGAGTAATTTATCAGTATCCCATTAATCCCGAAACAAATGAAGTGGCGAAAGAGCCAGTGGCTGTCCAGGGATTGTATAATTGGGATAATAGTTTAGCAGAGGCGAGGCGAAATCAGGGGAGACAATGGAAATTCAACTCTGCGGAAGAGGCCACAAAATATATAAAAAGGGCGGCTATTCATCTGGGGGCAGATCTGGTCGGTATTGCACCCTATGATGACCGCTGGACCTACGCCAACTGGTGCAGACCAAAACACAAGCCGTTCAAACTACCTAATGGCAGTACTGCATATGTACCGTATAATCTTGACAAATTACTTAAAAATGAGGGAGTAGAAGTCTTCGGACTGAATAGGTTTGATGCGGATTGGGAAAAATATGCCGGCTTTAAGCCAAAATACGTGATTACTGTAGCTTTTGAAATGAGTTACGAGGCTTTTCGCACAGCACCAGCGATTCTGCAGAGTGCTGGGCCAGGTATGGCTTACTCAAAGATGGCAGAGATGACCAACAAGCTTGCAACTTTTTTAAGATATCTGGGGCACAATGCAATCCCGTCAGGAAACGACACGGGGATGAGCGTTCCTATTGCAGTTCAAGCCGGTCTCGGAGAGGCCGGAAGAAACGGGTTGCTTATTACTCAAAAATTCGGTCCTCGGGCTCGTATCGCCAAAGTCTACACAGATTTGGAACTTATTCCTGACAAGCCGAAAAGTTTCGGGGTGCGTGAGTTCTGCCGCCTTTGCCTGAAATGCGCGGACGGTTGCCCGGCTCAGGCTATCTCTCATGAGAAAGAGGCACGTGTTCTGCAGCCTGAAGATTGCGGTACTTCAGAGAATCCTTATACAGAAAAATGGCAGGTTGACGCTCACCGTTGTAATTCATTCTGGGCTTATAACGGCAATGACTGCGGAGTATGTATAGCAGTATGTTCTTGGAATAAGATCGGGCAATGGAATCATGATATTGCCAGAATCGCTACCCAAGTTCCCTTGGTTCAAGATGCGGCGCGTAAGTTCGATGAGTGGTTTGGCTACAACGGCCCGGTAGACCCCGAAGAACGGATCGAGTCCGGGTATGTTAAGAACAAAGTGAATGATTTCTGGAATAACCTGGAGCCGGTAAAATAA
- a CDS encoding twin-arginine translocation signal domain-containing protein: MKTSRRNFLKAALAAGAALSVPALIVPEQAQAKTVDKPVYELTKDYGRFDQKNTMFARKFWDAEYNAWRKTLQARDFSVKDEHEYMAMNLAAWHVHNNGAFMNAFGVSAQSPLMRWDDAVITMDEKISEAYNTVTTKNTDNPMIWDDTIAPNAFQEEPEIFSRKVKNAGLFLGAFDVGIAKLDPNWIYSQYFNFKEKTSKPWPKDPAQFKYAVVAAIEMKNDPIRDLKTYSASASAGLGYSNMVEVADSLARFIRGLGYPAIPIGNDTMPTIPAALEAGMGELGRNGLLITPKFGPRVRLCAVLTDAPLMPDKPVDMGVKAFCDVCKKCDRKLS, translated from the coding sequence ATGAAGACTTCAAGAAGAAATTTCTTAAAAGCAGCGCTAGCGGCCGGAGCAGCCTTAAGCGTTCCTGCCCTAATAGTGCCGGAACAAGCCCAGGCTAAAACCGTAGATAAACCAGTTTACGAGTTGACTAAGGATTATGGCCGTTTCGATCAGAAGAATACCATGTTCGCTCGCAAATTTTGGGATGCTGAATACAACGCCTGGAGAAAAACTTTACAGGCTCGCGATTTTAGTGTAAAAGATGAGCACGAATACATGGCTATGAACTTGGCCGCATGGCACGTGCATAATAACGGGGCATTTATGAACGCTTTTGGAGTTTCTGCCCAATCACCTTTAATGCGGTGGGACGATGCCGTTATTACCATGGATGAGAAAATCTCTGAAGCCTATAATACAGTTACTACTAAAAATACTGATAACCCCATGATTTGGGATGATACGATAGCTCCGAATGCTTTTCAAGAAGAGCCTGAGATATTTAGCCGAAAGGTCAAGAACGCAGGCTTATTTCTGGGAGCTTTTGATGTAGGCATTGCCAAATTAGACCCTAATTGGATTTATTCGCAATACTTTAACTTTAAAGAAAAAACGAGTAAGCCTTGGCCGAAAGATCCTGCACAGTTTAAGTATGCTGTAGTGGCAGCAATTGAGATGAAAAATGACCCAATTCGTGATCTAAAAACCTATAGTGCTTCAGCAAGTGCCGGACTTGGCTACTCTAACATGGTGGAAGTTGCTGACTCACTGGCTAGGTTCATCCGAGGTTTAGGATATCCGGCCATCCCTATCGGTAATGATACGATGCCAACAATTCCTGCCGCACTTGAAGCCGGTATGGGCGAATTAGGAAGAAACGGATTGTTGATTACGCCTAAATTTGGTCCCCGGGTACGGTTATGTGCCGTACTTACCGACGCACCTCTGATGCCAGATAAGCCTGTGGATATGGGCGTTAAAGCATTCTGCGATGTCTGCAAAAAATGTGACAGAAAATTGTCCTAA
- a CDS encoding ABC transporter permease subunit — translation MNIVLHELKAYRKSIIIWACSMTLLAVLYIFLFKGLGHDIENFKAFLNNMPDVIKKSFNIFIDSISTLEGFYSFVFSFVVLCGAIQAMNLGTAIVSKEMRDRTADFLMTKPVSRSYIMTSKLIAAFSALVMTNIIYLGLTVSAAVALVGTFNLKVFFMISVTMFFVQLIFMALGVLISVMAGRIKSVISVSLSTVFGFYILGSLGSFLGEEKVRYFSPFRYFDTAYIIKHAAYEVSFVVIGIVFIIAAIAGSYLVYLKKDIHVA, via the coding sequence ATGAATATAGTTCTGCATGAGCTGAAGGCATACCGCAAATCGATCATCATTTGGGCATGCTCCATGACTCTTTTGGCGGTGCTGTATATTTTTCTTTTCAAAGGACTTGGTCATGACATTGAAAATTTTAAAGCTTTTTTGAATAACATGCCGGATGTCATAAAAAAGAGTTTCAACATATTCATTGACAGCATTTCTACGCTTGAAGGCTTTTACTCTTTTGTCTTCTCATTTGTTGTATTATGTGGAGCAATTCAGGCAATGAATCTTGGAACGGCCATCGTTTCAAAAGAGATGAGAGATAGAACCGCAGATTTTTTAATGACAAAACCTGTAAGCCGTAGTTACATTATGACGTCCAAACTGATAGCAGCATTTTCTGCTTTGGTGATGACAAATATCATTTATCTGGGGCTGACGGTTTCGGCTGCCGTCGCTTTAGTTGGCACGTTTAATCTAAAAGTGTTCTTTATGATTTCTGTTACGATGTTCTTTGTTCAATTGATATTCATGGCCCTGGGGGTTTTAATTTCAGTTATGGCAGGAAGAATAAAGTCGGTGATTTCAGTATCCCTGAGTACTGTTTTCGGGTTTTACATCTTAGGTTCTCTTGGATCGTTTCTTGGTGAAGAAAAAGTCAGGTATTTTTCCCCGTTCAGGTATTTTGATACGGCATATATTATCAAACATGCCGCCTATGAAGTATCTTTCGTTGTCATTGGCATTGTTTTTATTATTGCCGCAATTGCAGGAAGCTACCTGGTCTATCTAAAAAAAGACATCCATGTAGCTTAG
- a CDS encoding ABC transporter ATP-binding protein produces the protein MNVIEIENLTKYYGKSRGIVDVSFNVEEGEIFGFIGPNGAGKSTTIRTLLSLIYPTSGSATIFGKDCIKFAPEIAKEVGYLPSEVFYYDKMKVIDLLKYAASFYKKDCSKRIKELAEIMDLDLKKRIDDLSFGNKKKVGIVQGLLHEPKLIILDEPTSGLDPLMQQKFFDLLLEENKKGATILLSSHVLSEVQRLCSRVAIIKDGKIIRLEKISDLTEHNYKKFKIEMKEEIGKDYFELGGINNLEIKGNKVSFLFKGNINLMINKLSDVEITNILIEEPSLEEIFIHYYEKEA, from the coding sequence GTGAATGTAATAGAAATTGAAAATCTTACCAAATACTATGGCAAGTCCAGGGGAATCGTAGATGTCAGTTTCAATGTCGAAGAAGGTGAGATTTTTGGCTTTATTGGGCCAAATGGGGCTGGTAAATCGACTACGATCAGGACTTTACTGTCTTTGATTTATCCTACCAGCGGAAGTGCGACAATCTTTGGCAAGGATTGCATTAAGTTTGCTCCTGAAATTGCCAAGGAAGTAGGCTATCTGCCCTCTGAAGTATTTTATTACGACAAGATGAAGGTGATTGACCTTTTAAAATACGCAGCAAGTTTCTATAAAAAGGATTGCAGTAAAAGAATCAAAGAACTTGCAGAAATAATGGATCTGGATCTGAAAAAAAGAATTGATGACTTATCTTTCGGAAATAAAAAGAAGGTTGGAATCGTCCAGGGCTTGCTGCACGAGCCGAAGCTGATCATTCTGGATGAGCCTACCAGCGGCCTTGATCCGCTAATGCAGCAGAAATTCTTTGATCTGCTGCTTGAAGAAAATAAGAAAGGCGCAACCATTCTTTTGTCCTCTCATGTTTTAAGCGAGGTCCAAAGGCTGTGCAGCCGTGTCGCAATCATCAAAGACGGTAAGATTATCAGGCTGGAGAAGATCAGTGATTTGACGGAACATAATTACAAAAAATTTAAAATTGAAATGAAAGAGGAAATTGGCAAAGACTACTTCGAACTTGGTGGGATAAATAACCTTGAGATTAAAGGCAACAAAGTAAGCTTTTTATTCAAGGGGAATATCAACCTAATGATAAATAAGCTCTCGGATGTGGAAATAACCAATATTTTGATCGAGGAGCCGAGTCTTGAGGAAATCTTTATACACTATTATGAAAAGGAGGCATGA
- a CDS encoding Crp/Fnr family transcriptional regulator has protein sequence MEGNNCFIFGNKIVPGIFFERGNELKFKRNQIIYYPGQLLEGILIVTEGRVENFIYSSNGNSKIFFIFGPGSIIGETNIFGNVLNPVYYKASDNAKALYVSRNTLVDILKTDYTAVEFLMESMAKKIVTFYYQTQDLTFGEAETRVCNTLIQLARYYGEKNSDNTVSLNIKITHQFLSDILGINRTTASKIAISLKKRNLIDVKSGKYIITDIDKLSAYNKAITE, from the coding sequence ATGGAAGGAAATAACTGCTTTATCTTCGGAAATAAAATAGTGCCTGGCATTTTTTTTGAAAGGGGAAATGAACTAAAATTTAAGCGCAATCAAATTATTTATTATCCCGGGCAGTTATTGGAAGGCATACTTATCGTAACAGAAGGCAGAGTAGAAAATTTTATCTATTCCTCTAATGGTAATTCCAAAATCTTTTTCATCTTTGGTCCCGGTTCGATAATAGGCGAAACCAATATTTTTGGGAATGTGCTGAATCCTGTTTATTATAAAGCATCCGATAATGCCAAGGCCTTATATGTAAGTAGAAATACGCTTGTCGATATCTTGAAAACGGATTATACTGCTGTTGAATTTTTGATGGAATCAATGGCTAAAAAAATAGTAACTTTCTATTACCAGACTCAGGATCTGACTTTTGGTGAGGCAGAAACTCGAGTATGCAATACATTAATTCAACTTGCCAGATATTATGGAGAAAAGAATAGTGACAATACTGTTAGTCTAAATATTAAGATCACTCATCAGTTTCTTAGTGATATATTGGGTATTAATAGGACAACAGCATCCAAAATAGCTATTAGCTTAAAAAAACGGAATCTCATTGATGTTAAAAGCGGAAAATACATTATTACGGATATAGATAAACTATCTGCTTATAATAAGGCTATAACAGAATAA
- a CDS encoding 4Fe-4S binding protein, producing the protein MKNYLLVKKVIIFLAIVSLLGAWCFLHKEITSEKTDEANQYAKVLKQAYPQAEEFEKISPDPLTFLVRDSNQKEIGFVAFGEANGYGGPLKIAVGIDLDGQIISTIIAEQKETPSYLEEVLRKGYLDKFKTAKVTSPFVLGADLNGVSGATISSKAIAKAIRNASHAVGRENLNLEVKEISEPWNFGAAEAAVMLIFICAIIFSFFNKQLNLLIKRKLNLRFPIICCSIIVLGFWLNRPISMQYLTGAMLGFFPSIRENFLWYLVLFTGIGLPLFTGKNIYCFWVCPFGGLQEIINKLCGVKYRLKIAKIFKVTRYFLLWLGIFLVIINNNPASGNIEPFGTVFGFKGTGFDWIELIIVLVIAVFSYRFWCYFLCPIGAVMDLLSNVNHVVSKELLQLYKRIVIHKPESISSNPKQ; encoded by the coding sequence ATGAAAAATTATTTGCTGGTTAAAAAGGTAATAATATTTCTGGCCATCGTTTCACTACTTGGGGCTTGGTGCTTTCTACACAAAGAAATAACGAGTGAAAAAACAGACGAGGCTAATCAATATGCTAAAGTATTAAAACAAGCGTATCCGCAAGCAGAAGAATTCGAAAAAATTTCCCCAGACCCTTTAACTTTTTTGGTAAGAGATTCAAATCAAAAAGAGATCGGTTTTGTAGCTTTTGGAGAAGCCAATGGTTATGGCGGTCCTCTAAAGATTGCAGTAGGTATAGATTTAGACGGACAAATTATTAGCACAATTATTGCCGAACAAAAAGAGACCCCTTCTTATTTAGAAGAAGTCCTTAGAAAAGGTTATTTGGACAAATTTAAGACTGCAAAAGTAACTTCCCCTTTTGTTCTGGGAGCAGACCTTAACGGAGTCTCAGGTGCCACCATCTCCTCAAAAGCTATAGCCAAAGCGATTCGCAACGCATCCCATGCTGTCGGCAGAGAAAATCTGAACCTTGAAGTCAAAGAAATAAGTGAACCATGGAATTTTGGAGCGGCAGAAGCTGCCGTAATGTTGATATTTATTTGCGCTATCATTTTTTCTTTCTTCAATAAGCAATTGAATCTTCTTATTAAAAGAAAATTAAATCTTCGATTTCCAATCATTTGCTGTAGTATAATCGTGCTTGGTTTTTGGCTTAATCGTCCAATATCTATGCAATATTTGACAGGCGCGATGTTAGGTTTCTTCCCTTCAATACGGGAAAATTTTTTATGGTATTTAGTCTTATTTACAGGAATTGGTTTGCCATTATTTACAGGAAAAAATATTTATTGCTTTTGGGTTTGCCCCTTTGGCGGTCTGCAGGAAATCATCAATAAACTTTGTGGGGTAAAATACCGTTTGAAAATTGCCAAAATCTTTAAAGTAACACGTTATTTCTTGCTATGGCTTGGTATTTTTCTAGTAATAATCAATAACAATCCGGCTTCAGGAAATATTGAACCGTTTGGAACAGTATTTGGCTTCAAAGGAACAGGATTTGATTGGATAGAACTTATCATCGTGTTGGTAATAGCGGTATTTAGCTATAGGTTCTGGTGCTATTTCTTATGCCCCATAGGTGCAGTAATGGACCTATTAAGTAACGTAAACCATGTGGTTTCAAAAGAATTATTACAACTATATAAAAGAATAGTTATTCACAAACCAGAAAGTATATCTTCAAATCCCAAACAATGA
- a CDS encoding ABC transporter permease subunit, which translates to MNIFLRELKAHRRSLIIWSIAIFLMIVSSVGKFTAYAETGQSMNALLSQIPSSIKAVLGMGDFDLTKVSGFYGMLYLYLLLLATVHASLLGANIISKEEQDKTTEFLLVKPVSRQKVITAKLLASLCNIIVFNLVTLIFSVVLMGKYAKGENLTGEISILMVGMFILQLMFLLIGTATAAVSRHPRSAASVATAILLVTFIISSAINMNSSLDRLKYITPFEYFKAERLLNGGGFEPVFLILSFVIIAVLVFVTYVAYQKRDLNV; encoded by the coding sequence ATGAATATTTTTTTAAGAGAATTAAAGGCTCATCGAAGATCACTTATTATTTGGAGCATTGCTATCTTTTTGATGATCGTTTCCTCAGTCGGCAAATTTACCGCTTATGCTGAAACAGGCCAGTCAATGAATGCATTGTTGTCACAAATCCCGAGTTCGATTAAAGCAGTATTGGGGATGGGTGATTTTGACCTGACAAAAGTCAGCGGATTTTATGGGATGTTGTATTTGTATCTTCTTTTATTGGCGACCGTCCATGCTTCCTTACTTGGCGCCAACATCATTTCAAAGGAAGAGCAGGATAAGACGACGGAATTTTTGCTGGTGAAGCCTGTCTCAAGACAGAAAGTAATAACGGCAAAACTTCTTGCTTCACTTTGTAATATTATCGTATTCAACCTTGTAACCCTGATTTTTTCAGTTGTCCTTATGGGGAAGTACGCCAAAGGAGAGAATTTAACGGGTGAGATAAGTATCTTGATGGTTGGAATGTTTATTTTACAGCTGATGTTCTTGTTAATCGGTACAGCGACAGCAGCTGTAAGCAGGCATCCAAGGTCTGCTGCTTCAGTCGCTACGGCAATTCTATTGGTTACATTCATCATTTCGTCTGCCATTAATATGAACAGCAGCCTTGATCGTTTAAAGTATATTACGCCTTTTGAGTATTTCAAGGCTGAAAGGCTATTGAATGGAGGAGGGTTTGAACCGGTATTTCTGATCCTTTCGTTCGTGATCATTGCTGTGCTGGTTTTTGTAACTTATGTAGCTTATCAAAAGAGAGATTTGAATGTTTAG
- a CDS encoding 4Fe-4S binding protein translates to MEGKRKNPETYYLAVLFITSIAAIFYGIFWTSKTIDYEAVIQQNIPGVTSIEKMIGAQRAYQVDAAGKKYYAVCDSAVGYQSRIEAMTIVSQEGFVEKVIVTQQGETPIFFERLYSRKLFDQFKNLSVKEPIYLGGASGYSGYLDEKQTNNYIDRVTGSTVSSHAVAEAVNKGTAYIASKFFNTRWSNPYDSYQFNRQDLAMMVIYIIALAAAFIKKLVRLRIWILLASFGVMGFFVKEFVAASNLFSLITLQIPGLTNIGWYVLIFGTLGFIVLLGKNIYCAWICPFGAAQEVINKAAGFKSLGISPQVTRKLKLAAPTILWAAIMLGTFLGDYGTLDYQPFSAFFLFKAVWVMWLMLPVFIFISLFISRFYCQFFCPVGFILNLLNRWRNNGVNVWKQMWNKIGNQKWNRIGNQR, encoded by the coding sequence GTGGAAGGGAAAAGGAAAAATCCGGAGACCTACTATTTGGCTGTATTATTTATAACTTCAATCGCGGCGATCTTTTATGGTATCTTTTGGACGAGTAAAACCATTGATTACGAGGCGGTCATTCAGCAGAACATTCCTGGTGTCACATCCATCGAGAAAATGATCGGGGCCCAACGCGCTTATCAAGTTGATGCTGCAGGAAAAAAATATTATGCCGTCTGTGACTCCGCAGTAGGATATCAATCCCGCATCGAAGCCATGACCATCGTCAGCCAAGAAGGCTTCGTGGAAAAAGTAATTGTCACCCAGCAGGGCGAGACCCCCATCTTCTTTGAGAGACTCTATAGCAGAAAGCTGTTTGATCAATTTAAAAACCTCTCCGTCAAAGAACCTATATATCTAGGAGGGGCCTCAGGCTATTCCGGTTATCTGGATGAAAAACAAACCAATAACTACATTGACCGGGTAACCGGTTCCACTGTATCGTCTCATGCTGTAGCTGAGGCAGTAAACAAAGGAACTGCTTATATCGCATCCAAATTCTTCAACACGCGCTGGAGCAATCCCTATGACAGCTATCAATTTAACCGGCAGGATTTGGCGATGATGGTGATCTATATCATCGCGCTCGCTGCAGCCTTCATCAAAAAACTCGTGCGATTGCGGATTTGGATACTTTTAGCAAGTTTCGGGGTTATGGGATTTTTCGTAAAAGAATTCGTAGCAGCCAGCAACTTATTCTCACTAATAACACTGCAAATACCGGGCTTGACCAATATAGGATGGTATGTGCTTATTTTCGGAACATTGGGCTTTATAGTCCTTTTGGGCAAGAACATTTACTGTGCGTGGATCTGCCCTTTCGGAGCAGCCCAAGAGGTTATTAACAAAGCAGCAGGTTTTAAATCCTTGGGGATTTCCCCGCAAGTTACCAGGAAACTAAAGCTGGCTGCACCGACCATCCTATGGGCGGCCATCATGCTAGGAACCTTCCTAGGGGACTATGGAACATTGGATTACCAGCCGTTTAGTGCATTCTTCCTGTTTAAAGCCGTATGGGTCATGTGGTTAATGCTGCCGGTATTTATTTTCATCAGTCTGTTTATCAGCCGGTTTTATTGTCAATTCTTCTGTCCAGTCGGCTTTATACTCAACTTACTCAATCGTTGGCGGAATAACGGGGTGAACGTATGGAAACAAATGTGGAACAAAATAGGGAACCAAAAATGGAACCGAATAGGGAACCAAAGGTAG
- a CDS encoding trigger factor, which translates to MAINIKVRDRMKQFELGQYKGLNVDRFDVSVKEEELNEALNYVKKSLDEIQVEKNDEPIETGDYIIVNFEGTENGKIVPKFRERGFKFRSGDENILQEFSANLLGKKMGETVKFTTTIQPVLPEYQASWGQRINFSVEIVKVYRMKEPELTDDIVREIDPRVKTLLELKELLAAEINHEKEAMARTANIEKVFQALADGSKYEFDEEILNQAAENLYQKFANELEKSHDIELINYLMQRKITAEELLAECKKEAAKIILGEKILDAVIQTEGIQLTDEEIKQAKEQLKKNWQEDQDVGLAGEQKVLETQLLRRTAMDFLLEANLVKP; encoded by the coding sequence GTGGCAATCAACATAAAGGTTAGAGACAGGATGAAACAATTCGAACTTGGACAGTACAAAGGATTAAATGTCGATCGTTTTGATGTCTCCGTCAAAGAAGAAGAACTTAACGAAGCACTCAATTATGTTAAAAAATCTTTGGACGAAATCCAGGTCGAAAAAAATGATGAACCGATCGAAACCGGAGATTATATCATTGTAAATTTTGAAGGAACGGAAAATGGAAAGATAGTCCCCAAATTTAGGGAGAGGGGCTTTAAGTTCAGATCGGGCGACGAAAACATCTTACAAGAATTCTCAGCCAACCTGCTTGGTAAGAAAATGGGCGAGACAGTGAAATTTACAACAACAATACAGCCTGTTTTGCCGGAGTACCAAGCCTCATGGGGGCAGCGTATCAATTTTTCTGTCGAGATTGTAAAAGTATACCGTATGAAAGAGCCGGAATTGACGGACGATATTGTCCGGGAAATTGACCCAAGAGTAAAAACGCTGCTGGAGTTAAAGGAATTATTGGCAGCAGAGATTAACCATGAAAAAGAAGCAATGGCACGCACAGCAAATATCGAAAAAGTGTTCCAGGCTCTGGCGGATGGAAGTAAGTATGAATTCGATGAGGAGATCTTAAATCAAGCAGCGGAAAATTTGTACCAGAAATTTGCTAATGAGCTGGAAAAAAGCCATGACATAGAACTTATTAATTACTTAATGCAAAGAAAGATAACGGCTGAAGAGTTACTTGCTGAGTGTAAAAAAGAGGCTGCGAAAATAATTCTTGGAGAAAAAATCTTGGATGCTGTCATTCAAACAGAAGGAATTCAACTTACTGATGAAGAAATCAAACAGGCAAAAGAACAACTGAAGAAAAACTGGCAAGAGGATCAGGACGTCGGTCTGGCAGGAGAGCAAAAAGTGTTGGAAACCCAACTTTTGCGAAGAACAGCCATGGATTTTTTGCTGGAGGCAAATTTAGTAAAACCATAA
- a CDS encoding Crp/Fnr family transcriptional regulator has translation MYIANSLVYLQWIERPVKDTVIRYASSHGTRVSFKKGAIIIPEGSVAEHAYVVIKGWAAYYLNNLCGEERIASLVGPRRIFGLGPAFDQLPVSGSIQAIEDCEAYKISRKDLIQAMLEDINLGIEMVSIVTLRLRSILEGENIFSSLTTPNQRLIYYFVSLLQSGEQKKHGNGDWYELPVNLSHERIGEIISASRSTVCRMISQCKHTGKLKTVRNRLFIHRGLVEEYGVIEIDGSTDARLLTKI, from the coding sequence ATGTATATCGCCAATTCGCTTGTGTATTTGCAGTGGATTGAACGGCCGGTTAAAGACACTGTTATCAGATACGCTTCAAGTCATGGAACCAGGGTATCATTTAAAAAAGGCGCTATCATCATTCCGGAAGGGAGTGTTGCGGAGCATGCCTATGTTGTCATTAAGGGATGGGCTGCATATTATCTGAATAATCTCTGTGGAGAAGAAAGGATTGCCTCTTTAGTAGGTCCTAGGAGGATTTTCGGCTTAGGACCGGCATTCGATCAGCTTCCAGTTAGCGGAAGTATTCAAGCTATCGAAGATTGCGAGGCGTATAAGATTTCCCGAAAAGATTTGATTCAGGCCATGCTTGAGGACATTAATTTAGGAATCGAAATGGTATCCATTGTAACATTGAGATTGCGGTCAATTTTAGAAGGGGAAAATATCTTTTCTTCTTTGACAACTCCCAATCAGAGGCTGATCTATTATTTCGTTTCCTTGCTCCAATCTGGTGAACAGAAGAAACACGGGAACGGGGATTGGTATGAGTTGCCGGTAAATCTGTCCCACGAGCGAATAGGGGAAATTATCAGTGCCTCTCGGAGTACGGTATGCCGAATGATCAGCCAGTGTAAACATACAGGGAAACTTAAAACTGTAAGAAATAGGCTTTTTATTCACAGGGGACTCGTAGAAGAATACGGGGTAATAGAAATTGATGGTTCGACAGATGCCCGGCTGCTAACAAAAATTTGA